The Castor canadensis chromosome X, mCasCan1.hap1v2, whole genome shotgun sequence genome includes a region encoding these proteins:
- the Fate1 gene encoding fetal and adult testis-expressed transcript protein, translated as MAGAPLNIKEEIEMSMAEELMPAIILGQTQDPLVIAEMMEHGSRSPGVSQRRPKLEPKVVGTAPKSVWSMTATRPKKMVHHLQIPRIPREPGHGDAHIQETSGNFQSIKFHHECSPEADVAAEIGLEEVDGLEMEVIKRQLHALTGRLRILEDQDATWRYKETMLFTLLVSACFANIWLWMRQ; from the exons ATGGCAGGAGCACCCCTCAATATCAAGGAGGAGATTGAAATGTCCATGGCTGAAGAGCTGATGCCTGCAATTATCCTTGGGCAAACCCAAGATCCCCTGGTGATAGCAG AAATGATGGAGCATGGATCTCGGTCACCAGGTGTCTCCCAGAGGCGCCCAAAGTTGGAACCAAAGGTTGTTGGCACTGCACCCAAATCAGTTTGGAGTATGACTGCCACCAGGCCCAAGAAGATG GTGCACCACCTGCAGATACCCAGAATTCCGAGAGAGCCAGGCCACGGTGATGCCCATATCCAGGAGACTTCTGGCAACTTCCAAAGCATAAAGTTCCACCATGAGTG CAGCCCAGAAGCAGATGTGGCAGCTGAGATTGGCCTGGAAGAGGTCGACGGACTGGAGATGGAAGTTATAAAAAGACAG CTGCATGCGCTCACTGGGCGTCTGCGCATACTTGAGGACCAAGATGCTACCTGGCGCTACAAGGAGACCATGCTGTTCACCCTGCTGGTGTCGGCCTGTTTTGCCAACATATGGTTGTGGATGCGCCAGTAA